The segment AAGACCGTCtaatctgctgctagtagcaccttattggtcAGGTTGAATGTGGTTCTCAGATATAATATCCCTGCTaaatggcactccttgggagattcctgtccacagggatctactgtctcaagctggaggacttatttatcaccctcggctggaactatggaaattGTGGgcctggcccctgaggggcaccagctcatagattttggtctcacaactgaggttgtagagaccatgttgaacgctagagcaccatttATGAGGAAATTGTACAcgctcaagtggcaactttttgtcttgtggtgtgaggaacgtcagctagacccagtgaactgcgcaataccTACAGTCCTGGAATTCTTACAAGGTTgtttcagcagggttggctccttcttcaatcagggtctacgtggCCACCATATCAGTCAGCCACACCCCTAtcgatggagcctctgtggggcaacatcctctgaCATCGAGGTTTATGTGcagtgtcaggcagctgaggcccatcacagaccacacataccttcATGGGACCTTTCAGTGGTTCTTGAAGGTCTGTCATGTGCCCTGTTTGAGCCCTTTGTGTCAGCCAgctctgacatctctcaagtgagtaggagatctacaagctctctctgttgccccttcctgcttTGACTTTGCCCCAGGATTAGCCACAgtcttcctatatcctaggacATAtcatattcctaaagtgcctatgtctgctgcccagccagtagtgttgcaggctttctgccctcctccgttcctcacaccagaacaagagaaattgcaccgactgtgtccagtaagggctctctgtgcTTACGTCCACTGTTCCGGCCAGTAGCAtgagtcggagcagctgctggtctgctttggcagcgacagtaaaggtgatgcggtgtcgaagcagtgcatctctatcgcttatgaggcgcacGGTCTTGATGCGCCTTGGAGCATAAGGGCTCATTTCATTAGGGGGGGTTACCTACTTgaaggctttatccaaaggggtatccttacaggatgtgtgtgctgcagggggtggtctatgccatatatatatatatatatatatatatatatatatatatatatatatatatatatatatattttccacccgggctcgagtgtcttgcagtgacataccctcagtatgatggttTGGGTATTAtcattcccacagcatgaagctcacgcaacattgagttccctttgaaatggaatgcctgggttacacatgtaaccctgatCCCTgcgaagggaatgagacattgctacctttgtcatactggggcatgcctgtgaattgcatcttcacttcagataaggctgatggcgcagttcacatgtgctgtttttatatcatgcgacatgcttaattgccagGTCACCTGATTATGGCAGGCCTATAtgtaggcatgatgttacacaagctgcagACGCGCAAGagcacttcccacagcatgaagctcacatTCCCTTCTCACAGAACatggttacatgcataacccagacgatTTGaggttgtttttctgccagaggacctggacattttgtcaggatacatggcatcatggactctcagttatcaacagatattaaataaaagcctgactgcctctgccagaaagcttaaaatgggccgtgatTGGATCTTCCaataggacaatgatccaaaacatgcatcaaaatcaacgcaaaaatggtttactgaccacaaaatcaaggtcctgccatgaacatcccagtcccctgacctgaaccccatagaaaacctgtggggtgaactgaagaggaggaATGGTCTAAGatctcttgccatgtattctccaacctcaggCATTATcagagaagactcagagctgtaatcttggcaaagggaggtagcgcAAAAAGAATTGTCTAAAAGGGTGGCAATtattgttgtacacctatatttaacaaagggagatttttgataaacctgtgttttgtttgcaattgtttgttatCCATGAGAACCgagtattttgtgatttttatttatttatttatttattttacaaaatatcaaaaggttaaacaataaagacaatttttcacagccttcattgctcatatttaccaagggtgccaatattagtggagggcactgaatATAATACAAGTTGCATCACTCAAAATGTACAgtgggtccaaaagtctgagaccactagtgaaaatgcttctattttgcattttctttctgaTTGACTACATcaattttcatttcaaattatATCATTGACAACAACTTGATTGAAAAATagaatgttttaaatatgtCAGTTATAGTATACTATATAGTTAAAGTATTTACTTTAGTATTTAAAGATTAGGCATAAGGAAATCTGACCTTCTGTACAAAGCAGGTAATATGATCAATATCATGAATTTGATTACATTTGAATAGGAACCTAGAAATAGTGTAGAATCTTGAATATAATTAAGATATTAagcatttactttctttgttttaaatatttcaaaattctaaaagctTCTGTTTATTGCCAgtttcaaatgaaaaacaaatcccagattttcaatgtggtctcagaacCCACTGTAGTATGTTTCacttaaaaaatgcaaataaaaacatgtgTATTAGAAGTTGACTAGAGGATTGTCTCACCTACTGAATAGGCAGCCATGAGGAACCCAGCAGATCCTGCCAACACCTGGAAATCCTGTGATCTGGTTTTGTACACAATCAGACTTATTCTTGTAATCTATCAGTTACTCCCAATGAGAAAAGcgaaatgagaaaataaataattatttatggaCTCTCTGGATGTATACATCTGGCTACATTTCACAAAATGATGCATTATATGATGTGTCTAGTGTTGAAAATGTTAACTGCTATCAGCTGCAGTAAATACAGTGTGAAGTGGAAGTCCATGCATATGATACACAGTCAATTCATATAGAATGACATGCACTCAACTACAGATTTACTGGCATGGCTAAATAAAATGAGCGATCCActatattaggaacacctgtacattcatgcagttatctaatcagccaatcatgtagcagtgcaatgcaaaaaacatgcagataccaggtgttcttttttttaatcttcaactggccagtttgggtgagcctgtgccttTGAATGGGCTCAGAAGACCATACtggattccactcctgtcagccaagaacaggaatctgaggcaatCATGGGCAGAAACTGGACCAAACTGGACAGTAAACAAAAATCACCTGCTCTATTTCCAGTCATCAACTGGacagtttcagtgagtctgtgtccatgatagcctcagattcttgttcttggctaaCAGGAGTGGAACTAGATGGTGTTCTGCTGTTGAAGCCCAtctacctcaaggttcaacatgtgccttctgagattcttttctgctcatcatgtGCTTATTTGAATTACTATTTGACTTCTTGTCAGCttagaccagtctggtcattctcctctgatctctcccACAAACAAGGTGATTCAGCCTGCAGACTCTCTGcacacaggattttttttttgttgtttttcacttcattctgtgtaaactctagagacggtTGTGTGTGAATTTcccattttctgaaatactcaaaccagctcatctggcaacaacaaccatgccacagttaaagtcacagagatcacactttatTCCCtattctaatgtttgatgtgaccattaactgaagcacttggtctttatctgcatgattttatgcactgtgctatTGCCACAATAGCTAATTGAATAGCCGCATaaatgttcctattaaagtggacggtgagaaTATGTGTATATCGTACCCTCCATAAGAATTGGAAGAGCAAGGctaattctattgtttttgctatacactaaagacatttgggtttgagatcaaaagatgaatgagattatagatcagaatttcagctttctttcctgatatttacatctactgtagatgtgttaaacaactcagAACATGGCACCTTGGGGGGTTGAACACAGTATATTCTTCAGGAGATTAATTGCATGGTTAGTTGAGTTAAGGTCTGGTGTTTGTcatggccagtctaaaacctttcactttttcctttattgagttggcagtgtgtttttgggtcattatcttgCTGCAAGATTAAGTTCcccccaattagattggatgcatttctctgtaaattggcaaacAATGTTTCTGTAGAATTCACGCTACCATCATAAGttgcatcatcaataaagagcctgttccagaagcagccatgcaagcccaagccatgagaCGACCTGCACCTTACATGACCAATGAGCTTTTATGTtttgagcagatcctttctttccccacactttgacctttccatcacttttatagaagttaatcttggtttcagaaCTTTTGTAACTCATCtctgtacaggtgcatctaaaaaaaattgaatatcgtggaacagttcatccccccccccatagttcaattcaaaaagtggaacttacatatattctagattcattacacaaaaagtgaaatatttcaaggctttctttgttttaaaaatccagtacctcaaaatattagaataaagaatttattatacagaaatgtcgacctgagaagatctgtaatcagctaattaactcaaaactcttgcaaaggtttcctgagccacAGGctaaacccagggctcaaaccaagagtaaacattcagagctatctaacagggcacacctgaacaacaaaaaatagtggtcagtcacatgttccaatatttttggtcACTTGAAAAATTGGTGGATTACAAAAAAGGTTGTTTAATGCATCTAGgtttaaatatcaggaaattaacgctgaaattctgatctattttctcattcatctttttatcCCAAACCCAGATGTCTTCATTGTGTAACAAATTGGCCATGTTATTCCGATACTTTGGAAGGGGACTATATATACAAGTAAAGCACCatagaaaaaacaaaagtatgtgcaaataatatcattatttaaaaaaattaattactaAGTGAACTTTTTTGTTAGGAAAAGTAAGCAGGTTTTTTTGGTGTTTCTCTTGAATGGTGCCaacatttttgttcattcattcatccatcttcaataACTGCATTTCGCATTGGATCcagagcttatcccaggaacactggtgCGAGGTGGGAAAATACGCCTAATTGGATGTTAATTCATagcaggacaccatgcacacatttacactaGGGGCAATTTCATAGCCAATCTAcctatctgcatgtttttaggaggtgggaagGAACTAAAGAATGTGATTGTGTTGACAGGCACACATTAAGGAACAACAGAATTAACTGATTGGTTTCTTAACCCAAACATAttatttagtaaataaataaaaaataataataaaatgaaagtaGCTCTTACATCTCCACCACTATCTTTGATGCCAACTATATTTGGATGCTGTGATAGCTGTACTACTGCATCCACAGGCAGATCCAGAAAAGTGTTGGCTGGCACATTATATAGAACAATGGGTATAGGACTGGAATCTGCTACCTGTGTGTTAAAGGATGGAGTATTAAAGCATCAGTAACACGATTATTCAGTACAGTAAACAGAATTTTACAGACTAATAAGCAGTAAAAGCTTAAGTCAATCTATATGCTTGGAAAAACCTCAGTGTATAGCCCCAAGTAAACAATTGTTATGTAATGCTCATATGCAGCACAAATCAGGTCTTAACACAAACATACCATACCATGGTAGGTTAACCCCAtgatgtgtaaaaaataaataaataaataaaataaaataaaataaaataaaataaaataaaacaaaataaaatttaaaaatgaccaAGAACCCCACCATTACttattgaacattttattacacaacTCACCTGTGTATAGTGGTGAATAAGAGCACTGCTATTCATTCTTCCATGATAAAAACACGGCGTCACTACCAACACACAATCAGCACCTGCACTGGCCATACTCTCACTCATTTGGATTGTGGCTCTTGTGGCTAGAGAGAACATACAAAAGATTCTACTTATAATTTGATTACATAGTGGACTGCACTGATAATATGgagcaggggtgtcaaactcaaatTCTACCAAGGCCACATCAGCATATCATCAGCTGTACAACAAATTTGAATCTTCATAAAGTTCTCATTCAAAAGCTAAGACATGGGCGTGGAGGGGCTCTGTAGTGCCCCCTTTTGACTAAAGTGGTAGGGTCAGTTTTGCCTACAGTCACCAAACTCAGTACATATTTTGTTCTCATCAATCTGGACAACTTTTGATCGTCTGCTACAGGAATACTGGGAGTCCAATCAGTTTGCCGAGTTTGGTGGAAGTAGCTTGAAAGCTCAAAATTTTTAATGTAAGTCAATGGGAAATTTGGCCATTTTGAGCTTCTGTAACGGGAATTTTGTAATTCCGATCACTTAGAAAAGTCATAGTAACTCGAGTCAGGCTGAAGGTCAGTGCTGAGTTTCCTGCATGCAGCTTGAAAGCTCTGGGAGGAgtagcaatttatttatttatttttttaaatcttcagaAGAATAACTAGACATacacatttcctgaagaaaaggtCAGTGGTGCTTGCCATAATAAAACTCGGCACTGGGCAGTCGCTATTGTGATGCAAGTGACTGCAAGAGAGCCAAACCTTAAGTCTGTATAATGTCCTGGTGGTGAAAAATGGCTAATTCAAGATGTTATACGGTTGCGAGGGTGCTCTAAATGTTTGCTAGGGTGTtatgggtggttgctagggtgttatgggtggttgctagggtgttgctaggtggctgctagggtgttctgggtggttgctatgccgttgctaggtggttgctacggagttctgggtggttgctaggcgGTTGCTAGAGTGTTCCAGGTGGTTACAAAGCGGATGCTAGGGTCAAttagcatgtttaaaacactgACAACATGacttagcatgttgctagcatgaacTAGCATGTTGCTAGAAGGTTTCAGCACATTGCTAGCATGAATTATCATTTGGCTAGCATGATTAACCATGTCACTAGCATGAATTAACATATTGTTAGAATGGTTTAAAATGATTCtagcatgaattagcatgttttaacatatttctaacatttttCTAACAgaattagcatgttgctagcatgaattagcatgttttaacatATTGCTAACATTTTTCTAACAgaattagcatgttgctagcatgaattAACATGTTTTAATACACTGCTAACATGATTTAGCttgttgctagcatgttttacctGTTTGACACACTGCTAACATGACTGACTGTGCTGAGTTTCTTGGAAGTAGCATGAAAGCTCAAGTCAGAAATTTTCAATGAGAATTTTGGCCACTTTGAGCTTCCATATCAGGAATTCCAGAATACTGATgccttataaaagtcatagcacacctctcaATAAGTCgatcgatttgacacctcaTTCCTGGAACTATGACAAACGGTGCGAAGAATAATAAGAAGTAttgcaagagaacaatagttATGCTTTACAAGCACCTATAAAGCtagtactaataataacaataatcttAAAAATAGTAGATCAGTATGttgccaaaataataaataataagtatgcaagagaacaatagtgATGCTTTGCTTCACAAGtaccattaataataattaagcatATAAAGCAGAACAgtatggttgtgtgtttgtgttaaacacacaaacaccattCCCCAAAGTGACTCAAATTAGTCATATTGTTAGTAATAAATTAATCTTTTAGCCCAGACTCTGATCACTACTTTTCACCATTAGGAAAAAATGGTCCAATTCCATATTCATGAGCTATATAATTCTAGTAATTCATTCAGTAGTAAATCAGCTTGCATGTGGTTTTAAATCAGGGCCACAGTGTACTGAGTCGACAACTTTAACAATTATTTGTCTTTTAATTTGAAATTAATCTTGTCTTGTGCCTtacatataaacatacagtCTATCAATATCCTTTGTGGGTGTGTCTTAATAGAGTGTGTGAGCAGGTgttcctgaaaaagaaaataatacatgaataaataattccATATGTTCATGGTTGTTAAATGTTCAATCTTCATGTTGATGTGATtatgatattttacatttacgttGTATACATACTCAAATATACACCATGAGTTTGTCCAAAGTCTCCTACAGGTGTTTAATTGGATTGGAATCTGGTGtctgtgaaggccatagcatagtagcatatttaaataattttcatgCTCATCAAGTTACTCAGTGGACCCTTGTACCCTATGGAGGGAGGTACTGTAATCCTggaaaacagtagtaaatgttTAACTTTGTGTAGATTTGCAGTGATCTTTCCCTCTAAGAGAATAAGTGGATGCAAACCAAGCCACCAGAATGTCCCACTGCATACCACTAGATTCCCCTTTCTCACCCATCTGTATGCGAATAGGAGAAAACATCAGATGATGCGAACTCATTTATTAATGGTCGGTGAATCACAAACATCCAGAAGCATCTTACATTCACAGCCAGATCCAGCCATCACAAGCTTTGATGGAGGCAGAGCTTCTCGAACTCTTCTTACAACATCTATGCGCTCTTCGGTTGTCAGATATGGATACTCTCCATTAGAGCCCTGCACCACAAGACCTGACAGTACAATGAGAATTGGAGTAAGACTTTATTTTTATGGGTATGAATGGCAAGAAGACTTTTATGGATACACTAGATGGTGAAATTTTCTAATTATTTGTATTCAACTTTCTAAAACAGTATATTCTATATAAACAGTATATTCTATATAAACAGTATACTATATAGGTTAATCAAACGTGCCTAAACAGGTCCTGCTAAATAAGCACATTTCATTATATAAGATGGTAATGCTTACCTTTAAAGGGTATACTGCCATATTTTCGTAGATTTTCATCTAGGCTTTGATAATCCACATTTCCTTTCTGTGTAAATGGAGTGGCAATGGGAGGATAAATCCCACCAATATCAAGCCTTTGACCAGCATGTTGACTTACACTTCTCCAGAAAGAACTAAATTCTCTTCTGTGTGAGTAATTAAAAATCCTGGCCAACATAATTCCTTTGATTTTTGGTATTTAAACAGAGTAGACAGACCAGATCAGCCGGTCAGGTTCCGAGGGTGGAGACGAAGTTCGTGGTCGATAAACAGGTGAGGGTCAGGCAGGCAGGCAAACAAACACAACGAGGTCGAGGACGGAAACACTGGTCAAAAGTCACTTCGTAAACACACGAGAAAAACGCTTGGATAATGGCAGAGAACAAATCAACTGAACATTACTTCACAAAGTCTCTTCGCTCCTAAAGTCTCTCTCatgctgtggtgtgtgtgtgtgtgtgtgtaatgagatgcaggtgtgtgtgggaagtgtagtcctcagcggccatgtttgtatcACGCGGTGCCTCCTGGGAAACTGAGTCGTGGCTGGGCTGAGAGAGACACAGCCTAACACTTGATATGTGACAGAAACGGTTCGTTTCAGTTGATGTGCACTTTGTACTCTAAAAATCGACAGGTTCAGGGAGGAGGAAAATCATGATTAAAACACACTCAGAAGTGTGACAAGCACACTAAAATAGTTTTTACCTTCTCTCTTATTTTAATGTTCAACATGTATTTGCATTCTCAGCAAATTCTCAGATAAATTTTGTCCTAATGCAAATACATGTTGAACACTAAAATAGTTTTTACCTTCTCTCTTATTTTAATGTTCAACATGTATTTGCATTAGGACAAAATTTATCTGAGAATTTGCTGTGTGACCTGAACGTGTTCACTGACAGATAGTGAGCAACTCGTCTGTAGTGGAACCtgttaatgattaaaaattaaGTTTGGACattggaatctttttttttcttggttagctgtttttttgttatgaGGGCCCGAGCACTGCTGGTGCGAAGCCCTGTTGGATCtgctctgtttattattattctcccgTTCTCAAATGAATCGCATTTTAGAGGGCCTACACATACCCGAAAACTCACGAAACTTTGCAGGCGGATCAGAACCGGTGAAAATTTACATCTGATACAGGGTCCAGAATTGAGTGTGGCAAAATGACTCGATAGCGCCAACTACAATATTTGAATGATGTGCGCCTCGCGTTAGGTTTCACCAACATGTATGAAATTTGGTAAACAGGGGTACCATGCCCATACGTACAAAAACGTCTCTTGAACCCatgccctaaactcaacaggaagtcagctatttagatttttctcttaaatttttgctccgtttttttgccatttccaggcctcgtactttaacaaactcctcctagagatttcatcagatcggcatcatatttggtcagtctcatctaaaggCATTGTCGATGCTAAATTTCAAAGCTTTTGAATTTTCAATGCACGGTGTGAGCTTGGCGGTCTCACAAAATTCGATGTTTTGCCATAAAAAAttaagttgttataactcaaacatagaatgtccaTTCTGCTCCAAACTTCAGAGGTTTGATAAAATTCCaggcctgaagacatctacatgcaaATATTCAGTTGTAGTCATAGCGTCACCAGCTGGCAACATGAACTGTCATGTTTTACACTAACTCAGACATACAATGTTCAACCTGCACCAAACTTCACATGTTTTGTACAAAACCTGGCCTGAGGCTAcatacatgccaatattcagttatagtcataacGCCACCTGCTGCCAACATGCTTCTGGCAGGTTTTACACTAACTCAGACATAATGTTCAACTTCACATATTTGATACGAATCCTGCCCTGAAGACGCCTACATACCAATATTCGGTCATCATTATaccgccacctgctggcaacaggaagtgacatgccttaactctgaactacagtttcCAGCAGCCACTACACCTCACTGCATCATAATCACATGAcgacctgcacctgaatcacgtcaTGTGATAGATCAGCACctatgtgtatatagccacagtttgcactgcactccttgtcttacgtttgtcgTTCTTTGCCATTGTCtatgttgctgtgtttatggtctttgtTTCACGGTTATTCTTTTCCATAGTGTTTTGCTGCCTATTCATagttcctgttttgtgttttgttttgctattaattaaaaagctaatctgcacttgcatccgtatCTGCCTTGAAATCCTGACACCCGTTCAGAGTGTACACCACCTTGTGCcacatgctccctgggataggctctaggttccctGCAACCTTGTAGGATAAGcattatagaaaatggatggatatgtagTACTCTGCAAAaatcttaggcacatgcaaagaaatgctgcacagcaaagatgccttaaaaaaaaataaacaaattaaatgtttctacatataaaaacaatatttttcttttataaggaaatgagctggtaagttttattgagcatcttgcagaacctgtcacagttcttctggagattttgactgTTGCCCTTATTTTTGCAACAAAACCCAAATTCTGTAACACTTAATTTTGTGCTGAAaaattaatgttttgaaatctgaaatgtttttgtacagacttgataatgtagaaatcataaaataaaaatctataacaaacaaagtttgtactaaaaaaataggaTGCccaatgtgtgtgggtgtgtgtgtgtgtgtgtgtgt is part of the Ictalurus punctatus breed USDA103 chromosome 27, Coco_2.0, whole genome shotgun sequence genome and harbors:
- the hoga1 gene encoding 4-hydroxy-2-oxoglutarate aldolase, mitochondrial, with protein sequence MLARIFNYSHRREFSSFWRSVSQHAGQRLDIGGIYPPIATPFTQKGNVDYQSLDENLRKYGSIPFKGLVVQGSNGEYPYLTTEERIDVVRRVREALPPSKLVMAGSGCESTRATIQMSESMASAGADCVLVVTPCFYHGRMNSSALIHHYTQVADSSPIPIVLYNVPANTFLDLPVDAVVQLSQHPNIVGIKDSGGDITRISLIVYKTRSQDFQVLAGSAGFLMAAYSVGAVGGVCALANVLGQQVCELAQLCTSGQWDKAKELQYRLIEPNLAVTRKFGIPALKQAMEWFGYKGGVCRSPLQPLSEVELENLQADFSSNGWL